A stretch of DNA from Lotus japonicus ecotype B-129 chromosome 4, LjGifu_v1.2:
CTATCAAAAGTACAAGCGTAGTGTACTATTTTGACCGCCTACCTATTCAACGAGGATCAGCCATAACAGGTTCTGGAATTTtcagaattgccctccaacaGATAAAATCCTTCAACGTAAACATCACATAAaatcttggagtatataagggctgaagaaaggaagaaatagCTCAGAAATTGAAAGCACAACAATCAAATACATTCAAGCAATTTCCTTAGCAatctatttcttcattgttctaaaTTTGTTAACACTTGCTAGTTTAGAAGcacttcattgtaaacccaaactgtTTTCAAATTTGGTTGtaattccttaagggaccagatTCGATCAGtagccttgagaagactaagacttgtgtgtcttagtgaTTGCTAGTTCATAGgtgtgttagtcacttagcaagtTGTACTAGCTAGTGCAGATTGTAATAACCTTTGATTAGTTGATTACCTTCATTCGAAGttggaagaaatcaccttaacgggtggactgtaGGTAGCTTGACGTTTTTcgagtgaaccaggataaaatcattgtatCATTCTTCTTTTAACCTATGCCTCTTCTATCCTAAAGAGACCGAAATATTTTCTTGAAATCTTAAAGGGAAACGTTTATTTGCAAAACCTCATTCAAACCCCTCTTTGTAGCGTTTATGATACCTTCAAAAATATCACGCCTCTCAAAAGACGCATAGTCCCCTCGTTGTAAAGCATTAGTTTTCACCTCAAAATCCTTCAGAACAGCATAGGTAGCCAAATCCCCAGTCCAATCCATAATATCCAACACGACACAAGAATCAGGCCCGACATATATAACACTTTACCTCACACTAAGACAGTTTTTTAACTCATCCTTATTTTATACCACACTACTACATTACCATTGACATATCATTTATTACAATTGACCTTGATTACACTTAGACAGTTTTTTAATTCATCCTTATCTTATAGACTTATACCACACTACATTACCGGaggaaaataatattttgatatgtatattagttttaggTTATAAATTTCTTAAATACATATCAAAATATTATTGAGTCACCTAAAAAATGACGATTCTACCTAAGGTAAATTTGTGGTGATTTAGACAATCTCGCaataatttttgaattttattttatattttttcaaatgatAGTTTAATTATGTACGGAGAGAGTGTAAAAAATGATAATCACTAAACGTTATTTTTCTTAGAATGactaaaattaaacttatttataaattcagggactaatttgatcattaacaaaaaaaattaccatAATGGAAAAAATTACTATTTACACTCTAACTACTATGCAGTATGCACAAAGAGTGTAAGTTTTTcttacacaatcattcaattAGATTTTATCAATTTGTTaagtcataattaaatttaaattaaaaaatatataaaatgaaATCCAAAATTAGATGCAGATATAAATTTTGTTACAGTATTTAATTCATATGAATTAAATTCATCATTTGTCTTTACTCTTTAcccattagttttttttttttttttgacggtcGTCTTTACCCATTAGTTAATAATGAGATGGGAGCTCATAAATGTTTTCCCACAAATACCGTCTTTCTTTTGTTAGACACATTAAAGAAATCCTTAATTAAACCAAATTCTCTGTATCCTTCctggttttttcttttctacgTGAATCTCTTTCCTTATGATGCTTCTTCCCTTATGCAGTTATGCTGCTGCATCTTAATGTTCATCCATTGCCATTTCCCTTTCTTCACATTGATTTACTCTTACCTTCTATAACGACAAGAAATCTGAGATATACAAAGAATCTCTGAATCATATCTAGCGCGTACAATTCAAGCTACACTCTGCAACAAACCACGCGCGGTGCGGGGTACGTCATAATTCTAACCTTGTCTTGTTTTGATGCATAAAAACATGTCTTCAATTCAACCTATGTAACAATCGTCATACTCTTCTGGTTAGCTTTTACTCCTTCTCACGTCACTGACTTGTCTCCTTGAACAAAAGTCTAACACGAATACTAGTCAGAAAGAAATATGAAAACGGAAAAATAACACGTCGTCTTGATGCAGTTTTTGTTCATAGTTTCTGACCGGTATCAAGACGGGCGCTTTGCATTTTGGTTTTCTGTTTAGCTTTAATTAACCATGAAAGCCTGGTACCGGTTTCAATTGGTTATAGACTGGTCCTAATAATAATATGTTGATTTACTGCATACCAATGTTGGCTAAAGTGTTTTCTTAGAAGTGGTAGCTTTCATGGCTGCATGTTGTGGATATAGTTATTAATTAATGTCATGGTGTCCCAATTCTTTTGTTTAATTTATATGATTTTTGGGTAAGCATGTGCTATTTCATGATGAATGCATTCTTTGCACAACTACCAGTCTCTACTTCACTTTTGCCCTTCTTCACTTTCAATGAAAGGGACCCTGTTCTTTGTTGTGAAGTCACACAGCATCTGTTAATTAAGGTCTTCTTAGAGTTATAGAGTAGTAGGAAAATATAATTGTTCCgttttttcaatttctttggagttttattttgtttcagaTTTATATGTTTGCTTACAGCTCCAATTTTGTTGGAGTGTAGGATTAGCTAGCATATATACATTGTTTTAAAGATTACTGGAAATGGGGTTTCTAGAACTCTTGTCTGTTGCCTCTTACCCGGTGATGAAAGTGTTACTCATTACCGCGATTGGTGTGTTTCTTGCATTGGATAACATAGATGTTCTGGGAGCAGATGCAAGGAAGAAAGTGAACAATGTAAGTCCTGAAATGTTTGAAAAAAGTTCaccttttaattttttctccCCTGATTTCTGTTTGTTGTTTGCTGACAACAGTGCTGTTTCTGTGACAGCTTGTGTTTTATGTGTTTAATCCATCCCTGGTGGGTAGCAATTTGGCCAAAACCTTAACCTCTGAGAATGTTCTTTCATTGTGAGTattaatttgtattttgtaATCATTTATCTTAGGCCCATccaaggttttaaattgcgaTCCACAGCCGATATTGCAGCCGTAATGCCATGGCTTATAAGTTCACTACAATCTCATGGCGACTGCAATTGGGGCTGCATTTATCCATAATTTTCTGCATATCCAGGATTGCCATTTAACTGCGATTGTAATCGCAATTTAAAATCTTGGTAGCATCCAAttggtttgtttgttttaattCACAGATTTTGATACATTTTTTGTTGTGATTTAGGTGGTTCATGCCTGTCAATGTTATTGTCACATTCATATTAGGCTCAGCCTTAGCATGGATTTTGATTAAAATCACAAGGCCTCCCAAGCACTTGGAAGGTTTAATTTTGGGTTGCTGTTCTGCAGGTACACTCTTCCTCTGCACAAAAAAGCAATTAATGTGTGAAGCCAGAGACATAATGTGTTTGATGATTTCACTAGGGTCTGAGATACATGCTGATAAGTGAAACATTGACAATAAATTCATTCTTTTATAGTGTGTTTGCGAAATCTAACTGTGTGTTTCAATTCAAGTTTTTGCATCATGACTCCCTGCCTAATGCATCTTGTTGGTTGAGCTCAACTTTTGGATTTATGTGATAAACAGGAAATTTAGGGAACTTGCCTATAATCATCATTCCAGCTATATGTAAAGACAAAGACAGTCCTTTTGGAGAACCTGATATCTGCTATCAATATGGGATGGCTTACGTCTCACTTTCCATGGCGGTATGCAACTTTGTTATTCGTCCGATGTTATAATTTTGAAGTTGCAAGTATTGATACAGTCATGTTTGGATAGACGGTGGAAAATAGATCACGGTAAAGTCAAAATCACTTTGCACTAACACAAAAGCTGAGAGAAGTTGCTTCTGTCCACCGTGATTTTGTTTCACTGTTTATCGGAACATGCAAATAGTGTGCACTTAtccaagaaaggaaaaaagttaTTTGACTCTAAATGATTCACTTTAGGTTGGTGCGGTTCTAATATGGACATATGTTTACTACATAATGAGGGTTTCCTCAAAGACACTTCACAAAGAAAGTGGTACAATATCACAATCACAGCCAGACAATATTTCAGAAACACCTACTCCTGCAAAAGACACACTGGATGATGCATATACTCAACTGCTTCCTACCACAGAATCACAGGAAAAAGTGAAGGTTACTACAAACTTTTCTTCTAAAATCTATATTATGTACTGATGATAATTTCAGAACAGATTTCTTTATAGCCATTTTATAACTAGCAGTTGCATTTTAACAATTCAATAACAAATGTCCAACTTATATAAAATCCTGACTTAATCAAACTAATGCAATTCGAATTCCCAATACTAGGTTAGTTTTCTAAAGAATGTAGAATACTTCATATATTAACATCAAGCATCCTTATGTACTATCTCAATTTATTTGCTGTATGCAAGAGGATTTACTTAACTTATGGTCTATCCATTCTGCACTTTAACTAGTAACTCATATAATCATGTTTCTATATTTTCATTTGTCCTGTGACAAGAAATGTAATTACAATAACATCTTGGTTTTTCGATTTTCAAGGTTTCAATCTCATACAAAATTAAGAGCCAGCTGTGGAAGATTTCAAGCAATATCAATTTTGGACACGTTTTCGCGCCATCAACCATCGGAGCGGTGATAGATTGTTCATTTCCTTGAAAATAACTCActatttgttttctgttttctcataatgtattttatttgtgttttttcaTAGATTACTGGCTTTAGCATTGGTGTAATCCCCCCAATACGTAATTTCCTGGTTGGCAACAATGCTCCACTTCGTGTGGTTGAAGACTCTGCATCCATGTTAGGGTATGCATCCTAAATCTCAGTCTTCAACAAGTTACAAAGCATTGAAAGTCAAAAAATGTGTGATGGAACACTTATTTTCATATCAAGATTTTTTGTTCCCTAATAGTGTCTTATTTCCTATTGCAACTAATGAAATTATATCAAGTTAATTAAAATTGATGGATATGACATTTAAAGCCTTACATGGGTCATTTCTAATTGACGCGACAACAATTTCATTGGTGAGACAGGGAATGAGACATCATTTGGGTACAGAAGATCCCCATCACTTATTTTCACTTCAACATTGCTTGTTATTGTTTGATATCATAGTTAGCCGCTTAGTATTATCTAACAAATTTGAAATCTTAAAACTTTGTAGTGATGCAGCCATTCCAACAGTCACACTTATATTGGGTGCAAATCTCCTTGGAGGTGAACTTTACTAATGCTAATTGTTTGGCTTCGCATAAGCACtagttcttttttttcttctgttttctttATTAAATAGAATTATGGGTGAATGGACCAGGTTTGAAGGGAACAAGTACTCCACTTTGGACCATTGTTGGAATTATATTAGTCAGATATATTTTCCTGCCACTATTGGGTGTTGTAATTGTAAAAGGGGCAGTAAAATTTGGCTTGGTGCCATCAGATCCCTTATATCAGTTTGTGCTTCTACTTCAATATGCATTGCCTCCAGCTATGAATATAGGTAACTCTACTTAATAAACTCATTGAATGGAAATGTTTCATAAGCTTGCAACTTGTTATAGCACAATACAAATTTGCCACCACATGACAATAGTTATGTTTATAATACTGGTAACAAAGGTAGATTAACATGCTGATGCTATTACTATGTATATAATATGATTTTAACTTCCTTGTTGGTTCAACTGTTTTTACATTAGCTATTGGTACATAACAAACCTCTTGTTTCCACTTATTTTGGCAGGAACTATGGCTCAATTGTTTGGAACTGGCCAAAGTGAATTCTCGGTTATCATGCTATGGTCATATGCTCTGGCGTCAATTGCAGTAACCCTTTGGTCCACCTATTTCATGTGGCTAGTTGCTTGATTACTTCTACTCATTGACATGGTTATAATTTGATTAATTGATTGTTATTTGATATTGGAGTAGAAAAATCATGCAATACTCATAATACAAAAGTAATATTCTTTATCTCAAAGTCTGCCAAAGGCTAGAAGAAAAGGACATTCAGTTGAGGTCTCCATTTCAGAGAATCCATCTGGTTCGGCCTTAACATCCAGCACATTAATATCATAAACAATATAGTTGTCTGTCCAGGTAACCAAATACTTCATGACTCCACCACCTCCTGATTTCTAATTTTAAAGTCTtcaaattttcttttaaaacaaaTGTTGCTTGCCTACATAGTTAGCATTCAACCAGATTCCTCAACCAATGGTGTGAGGTTTAGGTGTGATATAGACTAAGGTCCCTCACATTATGAAGAGATATGACTTATGAAGTCCAATAAGTGATGCAATAAGAAAATTGATAATAGGTGTGATATATGATAAGTGAGATAAATGATACGTGCGATAAGTAATAGATATTATATGATAAGTGATATGTGATATATGATAATGATGATACCATGGGTGAAAAGTGATAAGCaataaaatttagaaaaaaaattcttggACCAATACCTATCCAATACCAAATGGATCACCAGGATCATTCCACTGTAATTTGAAGGAAACATCAACAACAACCTCAATTGTTTCAAAATTATCCTTCGAGTCAAATTTGTCAAAAGTAACAACCCAAATATAAGCAGCACCATGTTCAATTATGGCTTAACAACTGTCATGTTACTTTTCTATTCTACCTAATATAGAATATAGTAGCATTTTACCATATTTGAGCTACTGATAAATTGTCTAACTATACAAGTAATATGTCATCCATTTCTCGAAGCGAGACCAGGCGAGCTGAACGGCAGCATCATCTTCATCAGGCATTCCCATGGCACTGTTCATAAATGCGTGTCTCTTGCCATGAAACATGTGTATCTCATGTGGAGCTTCAGATTCCTTCAATTTCTCCTCCAATTTCTTCACAGCCGTAACATCCGAAAAGCCAACAAAATCATCCAACTCCCCAAAGTGAGCCCGAACAGGTTTTATGCCAAAGCCAAGCACTTCTGCACTTGCAAACAGGTCGACCTACTTAAACAGAAAATATTAGTAAAAACTTAatcattattgttgttgttattttagattattatattaaatttatatacTTATTGACTCACATATTGACACAATAATAAGTCTATTTAAAAAGGACTGATGATCTATTTAAATACCTTTAAAATTGTAAATAAATTTTCAGGTCTTATATTAAACTCAACACAACTCTCCATATTTTTACCCTACGTGTAAAAATATCTTATTATGGGAAACAAACTTTTAAATAAGCTGTtaggcatatatatatatatatagttagaaaacaaaaatttattGAATGCGAAAGAAGTAGAGATATGGATCCTCTCGACAATGGATTAGATACAAAGCAAAGCAAAAACGAAAGCAACACAACAAAAGCAACAAACGCCAACCTACACGATATATACACAAAAGACCGCCAAAATAACGCAAACTGAAACCACACAAACCAATCAACGCAAACTCCTAGACGCTCCATACTTCTTCGGATAAGTAGTCTTGAGATGCTCCACACAAGCTTGGAGAGCCTCCTCATCAGTACTAGAAAACACAAGTCCACAAAACCTCCTCGTCTCCAACATGCGTCGTGCCCTCTCAAAAACGCAATCAGGATTCTGTTCTGTGACCGGAAGCACACGATCCTCAACAGCTACAGGTGACTTTAACACATCCGGCATGTCACTATCCTCAGCTATCAAGACCTGAagacccttcttcttctttggtcgcCCTCTCCCGTTATGCATTTTCCTAGGCGTCCCTGCCTCTCCGACCCACACCTGCAGAAGGTACAAGCTCCACCAAACCAACATCAGCATCACCGACCATCGTCCCCGCTGGTTGCTCCTCTCGTGACAGCACATTGAAACGAGAGAATACAACGTCAAAAGGAATCGAAGAAGGCACAACGCACTGACCAGGAGGGACGATAGGAACCACCGACTCACCATAAAATCCATCGGCATCAGGCATGATAGCACCATCAAGCTCTGATTCGGGCGTACCATCATCACGCACAACGAAATCAGAGTT
This window harbors:
- the LOC130715751 gene encoding protein PIN-LIKES 3-like isoform X1; its protein translation is MGFLELLSVASYPVMKVLLITAIGVFLALDNIDVLGADARKKVNNLVFYVFNPSLVGSNLAKTLTSENVLSLWFMPVNVIVTFILGSALAWILIKITRPPKHLEGLILGCCSAGNLGNLPIIIIPAICKDKDSPFGEPDICYQYGMAYVSLSMAVGAVLIWTYVYYIMRVSSKTLHKESGTISQSQPDNISETPTPAKDTLDDAYTQLLPTTESQEKVKVSISYKIKSQLWKISSNINFGHVFAPSTIGAITGFSIGVIPPIRNFLVGNNAPLRVVEDSASMLGDAAIPTVTLILGANLLGGLKGTSTPLWTIVGIILVRYIFLPLLGVVIVKGAVKFGLVPSDPLYQFVLLLQYALPPAMNIGTMAQLFGTGQSEFSVIMLWSYALASIAVTLWSTYFMWLVA
- the LOC130712477 gene encoding uncharacterized protein LOC130712477, which produces MESCVEFNIRPENLFTILKVDLFASAEVLGFGIKPVRAHFGELDDFVGFSDVTAVKKLEEKLKESEAPHEIHMFHGKRHAFMNSAMGMPDEDDAAVQLAWSRFEKWMTYYLYS
- the LOC130715751 gene encoding protein PIN-LIKES 3-like isoform X2, whose amino-acid sequence is MPVNVIVTFILGSALAWILIKITRPPKHLEGLILGCCSAGNLGNLPIIIIPAICKDKDSPFGEPDICYQYGMAYVSLSMAVGAVLIWTYVYYIMRVSSKTLHKESGTISQSQPDNISETPTPAKDTLDDAYTQLLPTTESQEKVKVSISYKIKSQLWKISSNINFGHVFAPSTIGAITGFSIGVIPPIRNFLVGNNAPLRVVEDSASMLGDAAIPTVTLILGANLLGGLKGTSTPLWTIVGIILVRYIFLPLLGVVIVKGAVKFGLVPSDPLYQFVLLLQYALPPAMNIGTMAQLFGTGQSEFSVIMLWSYALASIAVTLWSTYFMWLVA